The following are from one region of the Carnobacterium gallinarum DSM 4847 genome:
- a CDS encoding carbohydrate ABC transporter permease has translation MNNYQARQKRQKLLVGLFLAVWGLITFVPFIWMILSSFKTNSEIMQLNPSIFPKNFTLDNFIKLFRDMNFAVYLKNTLYITAFSFFGLFLNAMAGYGFAKFNFKGKEKYFMLVLATMMIPGQVTMIPVYLLLNLAGLTNTLAGIILPGLVGAFGIFLFRQFMSTISDEIIEAARLDGASEFYIFTRIILPISKPILAVQGILTFIGGWNSFMWPLIIANDEKFYTLSVGLSLLKGQHGNDYALQMAGSTFMVIPIIIIFMMFQKYILQGFNVSGLK, from the coding sequence ATGAACAACTATCAAGCAAGACAAAAAAGACAAAAACTATTAGTAGGACTATTTTTAGCCGTCTGGGGATTGATTACCTTTGTCCCATTTATTTGGATGATCCTTTCTTCTTTTAAGACCAATTCTGAGATTATGCAGCTAAATCCAAGCATCTTTCCTAAGAATTTTACATTAGATAATTTTATTAAGTTATTCCGAGATATGAACTTTGCTGTGTATTTGAAAAACACTTTATACATTACGGCGTTTTCATTCTTTGGTTTATTTTTAAATGCGATGGCAGGCTATGGCTTTGCTAAGTTTAATTTTAAAGGCAAGGAAAAGTACTTTATGTTAGTTTTAGCAACGATGATGATTCCGGGACAAGTTACAATGATTCCTGTGTATTTGTTATTAAATTTAGCTGGATTAACCAACACTTTAGCCGGAATTATCTTACCTGGGTTAGTTGGGGCTTTTGGGATTTTCTTATTTAGACAGTTTATGTCGACGATTTCTGATGAGATTATTGAGGCAGCTCGTTTAGATGGCGCTAGTGAATTTTATATTTTTACACGAATTATTTTACCGATTTCTAAGCCGATTCTAGCGGTTCAAGGAATTTTAACGTTTATTGGTGGCTGGAACTCATTTATGTGGCCGTTGATTATTGCCAATGATGAAAAATTCTATACTTTATCTGTTGGATTATCGTTATTAAAAGGTCAACATGGCAATGATTATGCGCTACAAATGGCGGGTTCAACCTTTATGGTGATTCCGATTATTATTATTTTCATGATGTTCCAAAAATATATTTTACAAGGATTTAATGTATCTGGTTTGAAATAA
- the arcC gene encoding carbamate kinase, giving the protein MKKRIVVALGGNAILTDDASAQAQQKALAETSYYLADFVEAGHELIISHGNGPQVGNLLLQQQLGSSAENPAMPLDTAVAMTQGSISYWLENALVDELKKRNIQKSAVTVLTQVVVSEDDPAFQAPSKPIGPFLTLEEAQAEQAKSTAIFKEDAGRGYRKVVPSPKPIDIVEYPVIQQLVESGVITIAGGGGGIPVVIRNGSYQGVEAVIDKDFASEKIAVLVKADMLVILTGVDHVAINYNQPDQKELMQVTVADMEMYSEQNQFAPGSMLPKVEAAIAFVKENPKGKAVITSLKNIKNLLEAETGTVITA; this is encoded by the coding sequence AGAAGAGAATTGTCGTTGCATTAGGCGGAAATGCTATTTTAACAGATGATGCCAGTGCCCAAGCGCAACAAAAAGCGTTAGCGGAAACATCCTATTATTTAGCTGACTTTGTTGAAGCTGGTCATGAGTTAATTATTTCTCATGGAAATGGTCCACAAGTTGGAAATTTATTATTACAACAGCAATTAGGTTCAAGCGCTGAAAATCCTGCAATGCCTTTAGACACAGCAGTAGCTATGACGCAAGGAAGTATCAGCTATTGGTTAGAAAATGCATTAGTTGATGAATTGAAGAAACGCAATATTCAGAAATCAGCGGTGACGGTGTTAACGCAAGTAGTTGTTAGTGAAGATGATCCGGCTTTTCAAGCACCGAGCAAGCCCATTGGTCCATTTCTAACATTAGAAGAAGCACAAGCAGAGCAAGCTAAATCAACAGCTATCTTTAAAGAAGATGCGGGTCGTGGATACCGTAAAGTGGTTCCCTCACCAAAACCAATTGATATCGTTGAATATCCAGTTATTCAACAATTGGTAGAAAGTGGTGTGATTACGATTGCTGGTGGCGGAGGAGGAATCCCTGTTGTCATTCGCAATGGTTCTTATCAAGGTGTTGAAGCAGTAATCGATAAGGATTTTGCTTCTGAAAAGATTGCTGTTTTAGTCAAAGCGGATATGTTAGTGATTCTAACTGGGGTGGATCATGTAGCGATTAACTACAACCAACCCGATCAAAAAGAGCTGATGCAAGTAACAGTTGCAGACATGGAAATGTATAGTGAACAAAATCAATTTGCACCAGGAAGCATGTTGCCTAAAGTTGAAGCAGCCATTGCTTTTGTTAAGGAAAATCCTAAAGGAAAAGCAGTGATAACATCATTGAAAAATATCAAAAATTTATTAGAAGCAGAGACTGGAACAGTGATTACCGCGTAA
- a CDS encoding carbohydrate ABC transporter permease — protein MRAYLNKKIPYFFVGPSLVLLALFSLFPIVIALVISFTDINLAGLANWSRISFIGFDNYKNILSDPIFLKSIGNTIFYVVLGVPLVIIFSLAIALLINFGNNRFFAFMRLVFYTPSITNVVAVAVVWTYLFNPSIGLINHVLSFVHIGPIPWLQDPIVAKVSLVILALWRSIGINMIIFLAALQGIPQAYYEAAQLDGASRWNQLRYITVPMLRFSIFFVTITTMIGWLQFFEEPFVMTKGGPLDSTTSVALFIYRNGFQLSKFGYAAAGSFLLFIAIIVITLLQFRMQRRNSDNQM, from the coding sequence ATGAGAGCCTATTTGAATAAAAAAATACCATATTTCTTTGTTGGACCGTCCTTAGTTTTACTCGCTTTATTTTCCTTATTTCCAATTGTGATTGCACTTGTCATTAGTTTTACAGATATTAATTTGGCAGGATTAGCTAATTGGTCTCGAATTAGTTTTATTGGATTTGATAACTATAAGAATATTTTAAGTGATCCGATTTTCCTGAAATCCATTGGGAACACGATTTTTTATGTTGTTTTAGGTGTGCCATTAGTGATTATTTTCTCACTAGCAATTGCGTTATTAATCAACTTTGGGAATAATCGTTTTTTCGCTTTTATGCGCTTAGTTTTTTATACACCTTCGATTACAAATGTGGTAGCTGTAGCCGTTGTTTGGACGTACTTATTTAATCCGAGTATTGGTTTGATTAATCATGTGTTGTCATTTGTTCATATTGGACCAATCCCATGGCTACAAGATCCGATTGTTGCGAAAGTTTCTTTGGTCATCCTTGCGTTGTGGCGTTCGATTGGGATTAATATGATTATCTTTTTAGCAGCGTTGCAAGGAATTCCTCAAGCATATTATGAAGCTGCTCAGCTAGATGGAGCTAGTCGCTGGAACCAATTGCGTTATATTACAGTACCAATGCTTCGTTTTTCAATCTTTTTTGTGACAATTACAACGATGATTGGTTGGTTGCAATTCTTCGAGGAGCCGTTTGTTATGACGAAAGGCGGACCATTGGATAGTACAACGAGTGTGGCGTTATTTATTTATCGTAATGGATTCCAATTAAGCAAATTTGGTTATGCAGCCGCAGGGTCGTTCTTGTTATTTATTGCTATTATCGTGATTACTTTATTGCAATTCAGAATGCAACGAAGAAATAGCGACAATCAAATGTAG
- a CDS encoding cupin domain-containing protein — MSTHQPENYWVEKLDLLPHSEGGYFKEMFHSAEQFQTEDQRLRHHYSSIYFLLNQESPSHFHRLKSDEIWYYHTGSPLSVHLLHPDGRYEEIQLGLDGEAGQVLQAVVPKNVIFGSSIENNGDYALVSCMVSPGFDYQDFELFTKAQLLKDYPAHHEIIEKLAYETIPVAE; from the coding sequence ATGTCAACACACCAACCAGAAAATTATTGGGTTGAAAAATTAGACTTACTCCCACATTCAGAAGGTGGCTACTTTAAAGAGATGTTCCATTCTGCTGAACAATTTCAAACGGAGGATCAACGTTTACGCCATCATTATTCAAGTATTTATTTTTTATTAAATCAAGAAAGTCCCTCTCATTTTCATCGTTTAAAATCCGATGAAATTTGGTATTATCACACTGGATCACCGTTATCCGTTCATTTATTGCATCCCGATGGACGTTATGAAGAAATTCAATTAGGACTTGATGGTGAGGCTGGACAAGTATTACAAGCTGTAGTTCCTAAAAATGTTATTTTTGGTTCAAGTATTGAAAACAATGGCGATTATGCCTTAGTCAGTTGCATGGTTTCACCAGGATTTGACTATCAAGACTTTGAATTATTTACAAAAGCTCAGTTATTAAAAGATTATCCTGCTCATCATGAAATTATTGAAAAATTAGCCTATGAAACAATTCCAGTTGCGGAATAA
- the aguA gene encoding agmatine deiminase: MKLSKGTPQADGFWMPGEFEPHQETYMIWPERADNWRNGGKPAQVAYGAVAKAIATFEPVTMLVSAKQYQHARSALPNPIRVVEMSNNDAWMKDVGPAYVMNQHKEVRGVDWRFNAWGGLLDGLYFPWDQDDLIAAKVCEFNQLDYYSLPDFVLEGCSIHVDGEGTLFTTEEVLLSEGRNGQLSKSEIEVVLKAYCHVEKIIWINQGYFLDETNGDIDNILNVVRPGEVVLTWTEDQSDPQYDISHAAYEVLKNATDAKGRKLLIHKMLMPEPMYITTEESQGVDSVNGMLPRFPGDRLTATYVSYYTANQGIIYPLFDDKNDLLAEAQLKEIYPDRQIIGVPAREILLGGGNIHCIAQSIPEGK, from the coding sequence ATGAAGTTGTCAAAAGGAACGCCTCAAGCAGATGGTTTTTGGATGCCTGGTGAGTTTGAACCTCATCAAGAAACGTATATGATTTGGCCAGAACGCGCCGATAATTGGCGGAATGGTGGCAAACCAGCGCAAGTTGCATATGGGGCAGTGGCTAAGGCGATTGCCACTTTTGAACCTGTTACAATGCTGGTTTCAGCAAAACAATACCAACATGCTCGAAGTGCCTTACCAAATCCCATTCGAGTGGTAGAGATGAGCAATAATGATGCTTGGATGAAAGACGTTGGCCCCGCTTATGTGATGAATCAACACAAGGAAGTTCGTGGAGTTGATTGGCGCTTTAATGCGTGGGGTGGCTTGTTAGACGGGCTTTATTTCCCGTGGGATCAAGATGATTTAATTGCCGCAAAAGTTTGCGAGTTCAATCAACTTGATTACTATTCATTGCCAGATTTTGTTTTAGAAGGCTGTTCGATTCACGTAGACGGCGAAGGTACTTTATTTACGACAGAAGAAGTTTTGCTATCGGAAGGACGTAATGGTCAGCTTTCAAAGTCTGAGATTGAGGTTGTTTTAAAAGCTTACTGTCATGTTGAAAAAATTATTTGGATCAATCAGGGTTATTTTTTAGATGAAACCAATGGGGATATTGACAATATTTTAAACGTTGTTCGACCAGGAGAAGTTGTCTTAACTTGGACAGAAGATCAAAGTGACCCACAATATGATATTTCTCATGCGGCATATGAAGTATTGAAAAATGCAACAGATGCTAAAGGGCGCAAATTATTAATTCATAAGATGCTAATGCCTGAACCTATGTATATCACAACTGAGGAAAGTCAGGGAGTAGACTCGGTTAATGGAATGTTGCCTCGTTTTCCCGGAGATCGCTTAACCGCAACGTATGTAAGCTATTATACGGCTAATCAAGGAATTATCTATCCCTTATTTGATGATAAAAATGATTTGCTAGCAGAAGCACAATTAAAGGAAATCTATCCAGATAGACAAATTATCGGCGTGCCAGCAAGAGAAATTTTACTTGGTGGTGGGAACATTCACTGTATTGCGCAAAGTATTCCAGAAGGGAAGTAG
- a CDS encoding MurR/RpiR family transcriptional regulator, whose protein sequence is MDFFEVVNPHVAELTKNEHLLFDYVVKNLNAIKNKSIREVSDDCFVSTTTFLRFVRKIGFSGYSEFTTVAKYTLLNQKTEEKPSPFVVSQKDYREEYLKNINESVRVIDTKKLDLVAAYLRKKPIIYLFAKGMNKQLMHYVKYLFVAAGFLVVFPDDQAMRKVVQKQITPQDIIFILTYQGKDEEWIQLMQYVKKEIRPLIVSITGADNNVVQNMSDLNFYVFTDELFLNKMEITSHISMIAILELILYQYLDSTDDGEYHLVFR, encoded by the coding sequence ATGGATTTTTTTGAAGTAGTAAATCCGCATGTCGCAGAATTAACGAAAAACGAGCACCTTCTCTTTGACTATGTAGTGAAGAATTTAAACGCGATTAAAAATAAAAGCATTCGAGAAGTCTCTGATGATTGTTTTGTTTCAACAACGACCTTTTTACGATTTGTTCGGAAGATTGGTTTCTCTGGATATAGTGAATTCACAACTGTTGCCAAATACACACTGCTCAATCAAAAGACTGAAGAAAAGCCAAGCCCTTTCGTGGTTTCTCAAAAAGATTACCGTGAAGAGTACTTAAAAAATATTAACGAATCTGTACGAGTGATTGATACAAAAAAGCTAGATCTGGTGGCGGCATATTTGCGCAAGAAACCGATTATTTACTTATTTGCCAAAGGCATGAATAAGCAGCTAATGCATTATGTAAAGTATTTATTTGTCGCTGCAGGATTTTTAGTAGTCTTTCCTGACGATCAAGCGATGCGTAAAGTTGTGCAAAAACAGATTACTCCTCAAGATATTATTTTTATTCTCACCTATCAAGGCAAGGATGAAGAATGGATTCAATTGATGCAGTATGTGAAAAAAGAAATTCGACCTTTAATTGTCTCGATTACCGGTGCAGATAATAACGTTGTTCAGAATATGAGCGATTTGAATTTTTATGTATTTACAGATGAATTATTTTTAAATAAGATGGAAATTACATCTCATATCTCAATGATTGCAATTCTAGAATTGATTCTCTATCAATACTTAGACAGCACAGATGACGGAGAGTATCATTTGGTTTTTCGTTAA
- a CDS encoding sugar ABC transporter substrate-binding protein has protein sequence MNMKKKIALISSIALVSVGLLAGCSSGKDDSKKATDSDKVTFWYMGDGSKEIQPILNDFEKESGVKVDIQSIPWSASHDKLLTAVASGEGPDVVQMGTTWMAEFVDAGALKDISSYIDSEKNLKSENFFDGSVTTTKFDDKYYAVPWYTETRALYYRTDLLKEVGYDKAPATWEELSDAATKLADRGKDMYGFGADLAEPTSAFMFARQNGSELFDKNGTPLFDKKPFVEAVSYLDKFIQNGSAPKADLGLDISQTFGGTGIVPMFISGPWMINAITENAPDIEGKWATAVLPKKENNMSSTGGANLAVFESSKNEKNAMKLIEFLARPENQLTFFKNSNSLPTSHKSWEDPILADDKMISIFGEQLQNSEPMPMMKEWEEISQNYLKSWEQIYGNGADVQKQMNELNDQTKTLLGK, from the coding sequence ATGAATATGAAAAAGAAAATTGCACTTATTAGTTCGATAGCGCTTGTATCAGTAGGATTATTGGCAGGATGTTCTTCAGGAAAAGACGATAGTAAAAAAGCAACAGATAGTGATAAAGTGACATTTTGGTATATGGGAGACGGCAGTAAAGAGATTCAACCGATTCTTAATGATTTTGAAAAAGAGAGCGGTGTTAAAGTTGATATTCAAAGCATTCCTTGGTCAGCTTCACATGATAAATTACTAACAGCTGTTGCGTCTGGAGAAGGACCTGATGTTGTTCAAATGGGAACAACTTGGATGGCAGAATTTGTGGATGCTGGAGCGCTAAAAGATATTTCTTCTTACATTGATTCTGAGAAAAATTTAAAATCTGAGAACTTCTTCGATGGATCTGTTACTACGACTAAATTCGATGATAAATACTATGCAGTCCCTTGGTATACTGAAACCCGTGCGTTATATTATCGAACAGATTTACTGAAAGAAGTTGGCTACGATAAAGCACCAGCAACTTGGGAAGAGTTATCTGATGCTGCAACTAAATTAGCTGACCGAGGAAAAGACATGTATGGTTTTGGTGCTGATTTAGCTGAACCAACATCAGCATTTATGTTTGCTAGACAAAATGGTTCAGAATTATTTGATAAAAACGGAACACCATTATTTGATAAAAAACCATTTGTTGAAGCTGTTTCTTATTTAGATAAGTTTATTCAAAATGGTAGCGCACCCAAAGCTGATTTAGGTCTAGATATTTCACAAACCTTTGGTGGTACGGGGATTGTTCCGATGTTTATCAGCGGTCCATGGATGATTAATGCGATCACTGAAAATGCGCCAGATATTGAAGGCAAATGGGCAACTGCCGTTTTACCGAAAAAAGAAAACAATATGTCTAGCACAGGTGGTGCCAACTTAGCAGTCTTTGAAAGTAGCAAAAATGAAAAAAATGCCATGAAATTAATTGAATTCTTAGCACGTCCAGAAAATCAATTAACCTTCTTCAAAAATTCAAATTCATTACCAACTTCACATAAATCATGGGAAGATCCAATTCTAGCCGATGACAAAATGATCTCAATCTTTGGGGAACAGTTGCAAAATTCAGAACCAATGCCAATGATGAAAGAATGGGAAGAAATTAGTCAAAATTACTTGAAATCATGGGAACAAATCTATGGAAATGGTGCCGATGTTCAAAAACAAATGAATGAATTGAATGATCAAACAAAAACACTTTTAGGTAAGTAA